In Gigantopelta aegis isolate Gae_Host chromosome 14, Gae_host_genome, whole genome shotgun sequence, the following proteins share a genomic window:
- the LOC121389395 gene encoding uncharacterized protein LOC121389395, with protein MMGDHVKVDPGKDICSCTCSDGRTVTVDLQTLCSYSGYFSALRQSEMQETLSRSITFHLFSSDILTLVTNLIHQYSMTKTWTPLLDNMSLTVIEDLLFVSDYLDIPSIREMCECWLTSICSVAELDHFGNLVLLCNVYNLKSLRKEIYSYCKIHMMVIKDDLSVLDVLSFDIMKEVLESDETDVDSEWDLVDCVGKLFNHNEINISSEEQHKLLTLIRVPRLLVDQDHQLLLKDLENDLVKTFLQTAVASCKSEPRRYTKTFPWQFRLRRPRKAVICFRVPFAKYLMSAVMVSPVCEVGVDDKQGVTSNKSSTHTGELAHSAPGIVCSTSESSTYTGELALSAPGIVRNTSESSTYTGELALSAPGIVRNTSESSTYTGELALSAPGIVCSTSETPAASRELNFHNVPESLRKNIDSKNLREFAVAKLGRSVYVVGGQGRYSLAGQFALDSVMRLDLDALQWHMDTCMLSKRCLFSLVPAEGQLLAIGGVNSEGELSSVESFNPYDHTWTPVASLGYRVHEHSACVYKDDVYVSGGHNGHHHLNSVSCYNMVSREWRERATLLFARSYHCMIECGGKLFVIGGCKFRRRQLITVQICEVYNMEANQWTQLVSKFPTHFTASLSTWRMGSDIVLVGGYSFRQNRYRTKQYILHTDDYTWTVEQVNFPNRTFGWKEAVFHEVLLGENTYSQTFDKTHRVKRFSTKHTQSNVS; from the exons ATGATGGGTGACCATGTTAAGGTAGATCCTGGTAAGGACATCTGTTCCTGCACCTGCTCGGATGGCAGGACTGTGACGGTAGATCTCCAGACTCTATGTTCGTACTCAGGCTACTTTTCGGCACTGCGCCAGAGTGAAATGCAGGAGACTCTGTCTAGAAGCATCACCTTCCACCTGTTCTCATCAGACATTCTGACGCTTGTGACCAATCTCATACATCAGTATTCCATGACGAAGACGTGGACTCCATTACTGGACAATATGTCTTTAACAGTGATAGAAGATCTGCTTTTTGTATCAGATTATTTAGATATTCCCTCCATTAGGGAGATGTGTGAGTGTTGGTTGACATCTATATGCAGTGTAGCAGAGCTGGACCATTTTGGAAATTTGGTGCTGTTGTGTAATGTATACAATCTGAAATCGTTACGAAAAGAGATTTATTCTTACTGTAAAATCCATATGATGGTAATCAAAGATGACTTATCGGTGCTAGATGTGCTGAGTTTTGATATCATGAAAGAAGTATTGGAGAGTGATGAAACTGATGTGGATTCGGAGTGGGACTTGGTTGACTGTGTTGGCAAACTGTTTAAtcacaatgaaataaatatcagCTCTGAGGAGCAGCACAAACTCCTAACGCTCATCCGAGTTCCAAGACTTCTGGTTGACCAGGACCATCAGTTGTTGCTGAAGGATTTGGAAAACGATCTTGTGAAGACATTCCTTCAAACTGCTGTTGCCAGCTGTAAGTCGGAACCAAGACGGTATACAAAGACGTTTCCATGGCAATTTCGCCTCAGACGGCCCAGAAAAGCTGTCATTTGTTTCAGGGTTCCTTTTGCCAAGTACCTGATGTCTGCTGTGATGGTTTCTCCTGTCTGTGAAGTCGGTGTGGATGACAAGCAGGGCGTGACAAGCAATAAAAGCAGTACACACACAGGTGAACTCGCACACTCTGCACCAGGAATTGTCTGTAGCACAAGTGAAAGCAGTACATACACAGGTGAACTCGCACTCTCTGCACCAGGAATTGTCCGTAACACAAGTGAAAGCAGTACATACACAGGTGAACTCGCACTCTCTGCACCAGGAATTGTCCGTAACACAAGTGAAAGCAGTACATACACAGGTGAACTCGCACTCTCTGCACCAGGAATTGTCTGTAGCACAAGTGAAACTCCAGCAGCCAGCCGGGAGCTAAACTTCCACAATGTACCTGAAAGCCTAAGAAAAAACATTGATTCAAAGAACCTGCGTGAGTTTGCTGTCGCGAAGCTGGGGCGGTCAGTGTATGTGGTTGGAGGCCAGGGTCGGTATTCCTTGGCTGGACAGTTCGCTTTGGATTCTGTGATGAGGCTCGATTTAGATGCACTGCAGTGGCATATG GATACGTGCATGCTGTCAAAACGATGTTTGTTTTCTCTGGTACCTGCAGAGGGTCAGCTCTTGGCTATTGGGGGAGTGAACTCTGAAGGAGAACTTTCATCAGTCGAGTCATTCAATCCTTATGACCACACGTGGACGCCAGTTGCCTCCCTTGGTTACAGAGTTCACGAACATTCAG CATGTGTGTACAAGGATGACGTGTATGTGTCTGGGGGCCACAACGGCCACCACCATCTCAACTCAGTGTCCTGCTACAACATGGTGTCACGGGAGTGGAGGGAGCGCGCCACACTGCTGTTTGCACGGTCCTACCACTGCATGATAGAGTGTGGAGGTAAACTGTTTGTCATTGGAGGATGTAAATTCAGACGGAGACAGCTCATCACAGTGCAG ATCTGTGAAGTTTACAACATGGAGGCCAATCAGTGGACGCAGCTGGTATCAAAGTTCCCCACACACTTCACGGCTAGTCTGTCGACGTGGCGGATGGGGTCTGACATCGTCCTTGTCGGCGGTTACAGCTTCCGACAGAATCGGTACAGGACGAAGCAGTACATTCTCCACACGGACGACTACACATGGACCGTGGAGCAGGTCAACTTTCCCAACAGAACGTTCGGATGGAAAGAGGCGGTCTTCCACGAAGTGTTGCTGGGAGAAAACACATacagtcaaacatttgataaaacacATAGAGTCAAACGTTTctcaacaaaacacacacagtcaaacgtTTCTTAA
- the LOC121388978 gene encoding uncharacterized protein LOC121388978 — translation MSAGHIPVVVGVDVGGTNTDAVVLSLEKNMPQVLSAVKELTTSDVTTGVKRAVHSALVKAHDKGHEIAVVQMNIGTTHFVNAAVQGKDLAKIAVIRLCGTVSHALPPFSDFPRHLKDVICGSVHLVDGGYRFDGREIDPVSNDQIYKVVKEIKDAGISGIVLSGVFSPVRNEQEIFVADLIRNMFPEDPDWDPSITLSHEIGSLGLLERENAAILNECLKPLCKKTILGFHDALTAAGLTCPIFLTQNDGTLINSENVIHHPVHTFASGPTNSMRGAAYLCDVKDAIVIDIGGTTTDVGVLKNKFPREAATNVKIGNVRTNFRMPDVLSIGLGGGSYIVHNKTDDGQLQGVTIGPLSAGFRLMEEAKVFASTSDDSGRKLTTTDIAVAGGLCQLGNPENVKNISKETVEAALNKIIQMIEECIDKVKFTDQNLPVILVGGGSILLNPNKPIKGASKVIRPEHFGVANAIGAGLCQVSGTVESVVSMMDMLDVELMNLKVKEAVDAVTDDPDGKEREIAEQNARKPFFVAARDMALADYIAKATEIAIKAGADPKSIEIIDKVDMTLSYLPGQATRIKIKVVGNMVSFTTTNKDLEAWKPSELTSAGDTKTKTSTISIEKQEYTSTGQKISGKNIDGDAMKHPLEPSIDKKSGEWILSEWDIECIVVGAGIFGCGGGGSPHLGRLRALEAVRNGKKIRIVTPEFLLKNADPDNDLVVAVAFMGAPLIMYEQLVSSVETTGALKCMEDLYQIGQYKDNTILNTQGVEIKTRAGMTFIDDYQQRFKDEGSSRAKRIGQKTIKALMSAEIGGMNALEPFLVGANLDIPVIDADGMGRAFPELQMFIPYMYGVKPYPATLVDHKNRRAVMLESPSAKQLENYFRDTVIEMGCCAAVTFTPMTKSDVMTKCAQHSISRAWRLGNAILKARLEKKSPVDAILATETAIHVLTGKISDVRRETTGGFNVGRVIIEGLEEFAEQKILIEFQNENLIIIPLDKDGKHGKSMACVPDMICIIDADTAEPIPTEEVRYGTRVSVVVIACAPILRTPTALKFIGPQAFRYGEEIQFEPFGDAKPFCPVGPK, via the coding sequence ATGTCTGCAGGCCACATACCCGTCGTCGTCGGTGTCGATGTGGGTGGTACCAACACAGACGCCGTCGTCCTATCGCTGGAAAAAAACATGCCACAAGTGTTATCTGCTGTCAAAGAGTTGACGACCAGTGACGTCACAACGGGCGTCAAGAGAGCCGTCCATTCAGCTCTAGTCAAGGCACACGACAAAGGTCACGAGATTGCTGTTGTCCAGATGAATATCGGAACAACACACTTCGTCAATGCCGCAGTCCAGGGCAAGGATCTGGCCAAGATCGCAGTGATACGCCTGTGTGGGACAGTGTCTCATGCACTGCCTCCGTTTAGTGATTTTCCTCGTCATCTCAAGGACGTCATCTGTGGTTCTGTACATCTTGTTGATGGAGGATATAGGTTTGATGGAAGAGAGATTGATCCTGTTTCTAATGATCAGATCTACAAAGTTGTTAAGGAAATAAAAGATGCTGGCATATCTGGGATCGTTCTCAGTGGGGTGTTCTCTCCTGTGCGAAATGAGCAGGAAATATTTGTGGCTGATCTTATTCGCAATATGTTTCCTGAAGACCCTGACTGGGATCCAAGCATCACTCTTTCTCATGAGATTGGCTCCCTTGGATTACTGGAAAGAGAAAATGCTGCTATCCTTAATGAATGTCTGAAGCCTTTGTGCAAGAAGACTATTCTTGGCTTCCATGATGCTCTAACTGCTGCTGGATTAACCTGTCCAATCTTCCTGACACAAAATGACGGAACTCTGATCAACTCAGAAAATGTAATTCATCACCCAGTTCATACGTTTGCATCAGGCCCTACCAACAGCATGCGAGGAGCTGCTTACTTGTGCGATGTCAAGGATGCAATTGTGATTGACATTGGTGGCACCACGACAGATGTGGGAGTCTTAAAGAACAAATTCCCTCGAGAAGCTGCAACTAATGTCAAAATTGGAAATGTACGAACCAACTTCCGTATGCCTGATGTGCTGAGCATTGGTCTTGGAGGTGGATCGTATATAGTACACAATAAAACCGATGATGGACAACTGCAGGGTGTGACAATTGGTCCATTAAGTGCAGGATTCAGATTAATGGAAGAAGCAAAAGTATTTGCCTCAACGTCCGATGACTCGGGACGAAAATTAACTACAACTGACATAGCTGTTGCAGGTGGCTTATGTCAACTTGGTAATCCAGAAAATGTAAAGAACATTTCAAAAGAAACTGTTGAAGCAGCACTGAACAAAATTATTCAGATGATTGAGGAATGCATTGATAAAGTCAAATTCACTGACCAGAATCTGCCAGTTATACTTGTAGGAGGCGGGAGTATTCTTCTTAACCCAAACAAGCCTATTAAAGGTGCATCAAAAGTGATTCGACCAGAACATTTTGGAGTGGCTAACGCTATTGGAGCAGGACTGTGTCAGGTTTCTGGAACTGTGGAGTCGGTCGTTAGTATGATGGACATGCTGGATGTTGAACTGATGAACCTGAAGGTCAAAGAAGCTGTTGACGCTGTAACAGACGACCCTGATGGAaaagagcgagaaatagctgaaCAGAATGCCAGGAAGCCGTTTTTTGTGGCAGCTAGAGACATGGCTCTAGCTGATTACATAGCTAAGGCAACAGAGATAGCTATCAAAGCAGGAGCTGATCCAAAGTCCATTGAAATAATTGACAAAGTAGATATGACATTATCCTATCTACCTGGCCAAGCAACTAGAATCAAGATAAAGGTTGTTGGAAACATGGTTAGTTTTACAACTACCAATAAGGACCTTGAAGCATGGAAACCATCAGAACTTACATCAGCTGGTGACACAAAGACAAAAACGTCAACTATATCAATTGAGAAGCAAGAATACACCTCCACAGGACAGAAGATTTCTGGAAAGAATATAGATGGCGATGCTATGAAACATCCATTGGAACCTTCGATTGATAAGAAAAGCGGCGAGTGGATTTTATCAGAGTGGGATATAGAATGCATTGTTGTCGGTGCAGGCATTTTTGGTTGTGGTGGTGGAGGTAGCCCCCATCTCGGTCGACTCAGAGCATTAGAAGCAGTCCGAAATGGCAAAAAGATCAGAATCGTGACTCCAGAATTCCTACTGAAGAATGCTGATCCAGATAATGATTTGGTAGTTGCAGTGGCATTTATGGGAGCTCCATTAATCATGTACGAGCAACTTGTGTCTTCCGTGGAGACGACTGGAGCACTGAAATGCATGGAAGATCTCTATCAAATAGGCCAATACAAGGACAATACCATCCTAAACACACAAGGAGTGGAAATTAAGACAAGGGCAGGTATGACATTCATTGATGATTATCAACAAAGATTTAAAGATGAAGGTAGTAGTAGGGCTAAAAGAATAGGGCAAAAGACTATCAAAGCATTGATGTCTGCTGAAATAGGCGGAATGAATGCCTTAGAACCGTTCTTGGTAGGTGCCAACCTTGATATTCCAGTAATAGATGCAGACGGAATGGGCAGAGCATTTCCAGAGCTCCAGATGTTTATTCCTTACATGTATGGAGTGAAACCATATCCTGCTACATTGGTTGATCATAAAAACCGTAGAGCTGTAATGCTGGAATCACCATCAGCAAAGCAACTGGAGAATTATTTCAGAGATACTGTCATAGAAATGGGTTGTTGTGCAGCGGTAACATTCACACCAATGACAAAGTCCGATGTGATGACTAAATGCGCCCAACACTCCATAAGCCGTGCATGGCGTCTCGGCAACGCCATTCTCAAAGCTCGACTTGAAAAGAAATCACCAGTCGATGCAATTCTTGCCACCGAGACTGCGATTCATGTTCTGACGGGCAAGATTTCTGATGTGAGAAGAGAAACCACTGGAGGTTTCAACGTGGGAAGAGTCATCATTGAAGGTCTGGAAGAATTTGCAGAACAGAAAATCCTCATAGAGTTCCAGAACGAGAATCTCATTATTATTCCTCTTGACAAAGACGGGAAGCACGGAAAGTCAATGGCGTGTGTCCCTGACATGATATGCATCATTGATGCCGACACGGCTGAGCCGATACCCACTGAAGAGGTCCGGTATGGAACGAGAGTCTCGGTTGTGGTAATTGCCTGTGCGCCGATTCTTCGAACTCCGACTGCTTTAAAATTTATTGGACCTCAAGCCTTCAGATATGGGGAAGAAATCCAGTTTGAGCCTTTTGGTGATGCAAAGCCATTTTGCCCTGTTGGTCCAAAATAA